The proteins below are encoded in one region of Lactuca sativa cultivar Salinas chromosome 3, Lsat_Salinas_v11, whole genome shotgun sequence:
- the LOC111886160 gene encoding protein argonaute 4A, translated as MRVNDQYLTNVLLKINAKLGGLNSMLCVEHSPSLPHVSKAPTIILGMDVSHGSPGQSDIPFIAAVVSSQHWPLISRYRAS; from the exons ATGAGAGTCAATGATCAGTACCTCACAAATGTCCTGCTTAAGATCAATGCTAAG CTTGGGGGTCTTAACTCAATGTTATGTGTGGAGCATTCTCCTTCCCTTCCACATGTTTCCAAGGCTCCCACAATCATTCTGGGCATGGATGTGTCTCATGGGTCACCTGGCCAGTCTGATATTCCATTTATTGCTGCT GTTGTTAGCTCCCAACATTGGCCTTTGATCTCCCGCTATCGAGCTTCTTAA